A stretch of the Zeugodacus cucurbitae isolate PBARC_wt_2022May chromosome 6, idZeuCucr1.2, whole genome shotgun sequence genome encodes the following:
- the LOC128922890 gene encoding uncharacterized protein LOC128922890 — protein MNIIVKIKMEKDKKLKQKRLRLKPSHRWTESQSLQLLQAVSDAIKDSPESFEKPTSQRFYEKLQQNTPALQSVVCVAMKSKMRYLKALYVAAAAWKNKTGSGLLANGDESSVSAHVNKICPNFDLLEVIFGQR, from the exons ATGAatattattgtgaaaattaaaatggaaaag gataaaaagttaaagcaaaAGCGTCTACGGCTGAAACCGTCCCATCGCTGGACAGAGTCGCAGTCCCTGCAGCTGTTGCAAGCAGTATCCGACGCAATTAAAGATAGTCCAGAATCTTTTGAG AAACCGACCTCCCAAAGGTTTTacgaaaaattgcagcaaaataCACCGGCACTTCAATCTGTCGTTTGCGTagctatgaaaagcaaaatgaggTATCTCAAAGCGTTGTACGTTGCCGCGGCAGCCTGGAAAAACAAAACTGGGTCTGGACTACTCGCTAATGGTGACGAGTCAAGCGTATCAGCGCATGTCAACAAAATTTGTCCCAACTTTGACTTACTGGAAGTTATCTTCGGGCAACGCTGA
- the LOC128922891 gene encoding putative nuclease HARBI1 gives MISEIQRKKEDEIMEDFSFALAAAAYFRYGSTFVHHSVPKSPNFLIDVLPHLDENRFREIVRVSKTTFDFIIDLIKDDEVFNGPRSCKQFPIQIQLAVVMYRLGSCGEGATITKIASLFGISDGGVIQVMTNRVFDAIIKRKTQFLFWPDPVERRALVVQTLSELPHCVGYVDGTEIKLAEKPTVDCEAYFSRKHIYSLKAQCVCDHKLVIRHMVLGYPGSVHDARIYNNCELSTNATEMLTGSEWLAADSAYKLTSTLITPFRIKIF, from the exons atgatttcagaaatccaacgcaaaaagGAAGATGAAATTATGGAAGACTTTAGCTTTGCATTGGCAGCTGCTGCATATTTTAGATATGGATCTACATTTGTTCATCATTCTGTCCCAAAATCACCCAActttttaatagatgtattaccGCATTTGGATGAAAACAGGTTTCGAGAAATTGTGCGAGTCAGCAAAACCACATTTGATTTTATCATTGATCTGATAAAGGATGACGAAGTGTTCAATGGTCCACGTTCATGTAAACAGTTTCCTATCCAAATTCAATTGGCTGTAGTAATGTACCGACTGGGTTCATGTGGAGAAGGAGcaacaattactaaaattgctagTTTGTTTGGTATTAGCGATGGTGGAGTAATACAG GTCATGACCAACAGGGTATTTGATGCAATTATTAAAAGGAAAACTCAGTTTCTGTTTTGGCCGGACCCTGTAGAGCGTAGAGCTTTAGTTGTTCAAACACTCAGTGAGCTACCACATTGTGTTGGCTACGTAGATGGAACGGAGATAAAATTGGCGGAAAAACCCACtgtagattgcgaagcatatttttctcgcaagcatatatattcacttaaggCTCAATGTGTGTGTGACCACAAACTAGTAATTCGTCATATGGTATTGGGGTATCCCGGTAGTGTTCACGACGCTAGGATATACAACAATTGCGAGCTATCCACAAACGCCACTGAAATGCTAACAGGATCAGAGTGGTTAGCTGCAGacagtgcatataaattaacttCGACCCTTATTACTCCTTTTAGAATAAAGATCttttaa